GGTACCACCAGTTGTCAAGTTATTGACTAGCACGATGAGAAATAGCTtgtgttacacaatctctcgttaCGTTATCAGGGGCCGATTGAGCTAGTCTGGGTagtgggtaccatccgggtagtagttcgctcctatgttcgcttctctggaatagcagagaagtgactgtatatatagtgtataataaaagtagGAGCGAGAATCGGCTGTATAAAGAATGTATAATGACCGTCGGAGCAAACTAttacctggatggtacccaggcttactctccaagcagaggttaggctccggctgttttttaaaacgttttttttaagtcgtttttatcgggctttctattttgtattttatcttgctgtgtcaagtTTGACTGGCGtgcttcaagaaaaatgacaaaatagaaagcccgataaaaacgactaaaaaaaatgtcaaaaaaacaacacccggagcctaacctctgcttggagagtaacccaGGCTATGATTGGGCTTCCTCCCCTGACAAGCGGCAAGGCtcctacatatacatgttgcaAGGTAGGTATACGTAAGATCACAGGGAGGAATCCCTATCATGGCATGGGAGTGGTTCTGAAGTAATCCTTTCCTGAGGGTAGCGCCTTGATCGTCACACCCTTCGGGAAGAGATGATCCTCGTACACCCGGGGCACGGACACGTCCACCATACAGTCTTCGCCGTACTAGCAATACATcagaaaaattaacaaaatcaagaaatctATCAAGCAGATTTCTAGCAGTTAACATAAATTCgtataattccaccaggtgccattataccgccacctcaaaaaacgttgttatagaggccttctcaagattgtcttcaacacgtaactatctgaattgtattacatttaggaaattaacattcggtgttcaagacaatcttgggaagacctctatactcacgtttttttaggtggcggtattatggcacctggtggaattataatAGTCGATGTTACACATCACAATCTATAATGTCTTTGTTGTTAAAGATATCTTATCCTTCTAAGGCTGAACAATATCCTGGTTACCACAGGTAAAAACTCGGGCGACTCTGTTCACTTATTCCTATGCTTACACAGGTAGATCACTGTATTTGACAATAACTGTCCATCAATAGAAGAACGGGGGTGCAAATTGTGATAGAAAATTAAAGGAAAGTAATGACATTTTGTGACTGCATGCCAGTCCATTTTTTTCCTCGTTGGAATTTTAAAGTACTTTGTAGATGcagatgttgtttttctgtttggAACACACAGTTTCACAAATGATGATACATATACTAACCTTCCAGTCAACCGGTGTGGACACTTTCTTCACATCTGTTAGCTGAAGAGAATCTACAACTCTGAGAATTTCCCTGAAATAGGAATTGTAAAATGATCTTTTTATACAGGGAAAAATTAATCACAAACAGTTTATCTATGTTACCACCTTGCAATATCAGGGAACAAATTTTAGTAATGGCTGTACATCTGTACATATAGTTCGAGGATCGGATGAGAAGACACTGCTATTTTAACATCCACCATGCATGGTACCAAGGGAACATCACTGTATTCCCTTTTCTAAGGTTTCTTTAAGATATCATATCAAATTGTGACAAAATCAGCTTTTACATAATATAACATTATACCAACTCTGCGTACTCTTTGTGGTAAAAGGTGATTTATATCGCAAGCTAGCATAGAAGGAACTGCGGTATACTCACGAAAAGTTTCTGCCGCTAAGAGCTGGATATAAGATGGACATTTTTAACTTCTTGTCGGGACCGATGATAAACAGCTGTTGGGAACACAAGCCCAGATGTCAGTAATAGTCATGTATCAAACTCAGCGGGTTTCTGTGCCTTCAATTAGCAGGAAAGAAAGAGAGCAAAAGACTAACTggttagggaccgtacgatatttatcggggggggagggctggtgcattggaagtcggatcaaaaaattttttgatggccctccccccccatctcaaaaaaatttaacgtgaccctccccctccacctaaaaaaaatcaacatgaccctccccccgacaggcatcattaaacaggtagaaaaacaaccgataaaataatctgaatgtcggacgactcggaccatgaccaactcggcccagtcaactcggcccatctgCCGGGACAACTCGGACCATCCCCCCGACAGCTATTTAATTGATTTTTTCgaaaatgtaatccccaacactagttttatatgtatatactctaaaatgagaaaactgtaggttggattgattggaGAGTGTAATTCATCGGAACTTTCGGCATTCCATgcggcgcacattaggtcgttgaccccgaaatacgtAGCGTGTGTGGACACGTGGATAggtgtgaggcgcttctaatggaggacagtagtaaactttatcattacttgctcttcggaatagctttagacaaataagatgtgggaattgatcagagtatgagtcattcttGTCGAAGTTTAATTGCCGGCGCCCGCGGCacatatgatactagatcaaaggGACTCTGTATGGCCAGGGAACTTCTGACGTTCTAATAGTAGCAGCTGGGGGACAATctttataatactagtacaaatgtacaaagaaatgtcaaattaacttttttttcaaaagctacGTAATTTGGTCCGACTGGTACATgggggtggtccgagttgaccagggggtggtccgagttgaccagattttcaatgggccgagttagtaatggtccgagtcgtcctgaTTCCAAATAATCTTAATGCAACAtgtatagacgtcagggcacaagggcgccgggccccagtgttctcgccaggattttttcacagcgtcggggcaggggtctgggggcatgctcccccgggaaaatttggattttcaaaccctctaaaacagaatttcctgcaacttgagaggaaaattatgcccttgagattggatgccggttgccttttttactcccgtttttcagtaatcgacgtccgccctctccccaaaaatacgttataactataagctcggggaatcagcagtccgtgatctggcccgggtattatttgtccagtcatgtctatatgaaaatttgggggttttgatgcttccaaatagggctctagccagtgagttcgtcagcccatggaaaaatcctgccaatttttttccggcattgaatattaaaagaatgcctacctcgtgcgatcgatgttgcgccctcccgcatcaaatgctagtagtttttccagaggatagaataaacggcgccatcacaccttgtgtttttttttgacgacgcctcaggggagtcgtcaagtggtatattttgcattcagtctgcaaaaattctaggaattgcacaggcatttccacaggaatgcagtatgctgggtatgcaagccctccccccccccccccaatctgttccagatgtatctctggtatgcaatggtggaatgtaggtcacacttgctccctggaggaatttgtcctttgaaactagacagggaactctgcacaatgaatcacgttgtcttggttgttatgttatgttatgaaggatacattttcttttctagagcttgttcaagccatacgccacaggcagacaggaaatacttctgtagtgctcagctgtaggtttaggtcactggcagaccattgtgctgtaccggggatagtacatttctgctggctgtagatTTATGTTACAGgcgggctagtatattgtgccagggatagtgccaCAGGGatgttccagtctatttctgatttgagctgtattgttgtaccctcaatcgtcgtcatggcaataatacatttttattgccagtcttgttctattttgcccgatgattttactcaaatttatcgaatcggtcgggttttacaaggccgcgacgtcattttccacgagcgtgcgtttgtttcgtgcgacctcaggtaaccccgttttcggcgtgaaatctttggctcaccgctggatttctttttacatagagtagagtagaccaagaacgttatacattatacgaaggagggcgatctgctgcatctttggcagtgatcagtgccggtgtagtattgaaggagtagccagaaaagacgtgctgggcgctgcggtcgacagtccgtctggggaggggggcgtgccgcggcatgtgctacggacgccaatgccagtgcacagccgactcgatcgacacttgacaacaatattgcagcccctttttctgccgcaaattttgtatttttgaaacaaaagaaatgtttttaataaaaaataaagtgtatagttttggattcttcacgtatttaccgtgcaccgcttttgtaacttaaatattttgggaaactcagcctagccgagtgcgtctttccagaaaaaaataagtctgtagacggaatgacgtatgcctggcgggaacactggtccagggcagcgccactttggggggcctaggggggcaaagccccccggaagctcttgcattttaggctattcagaaggcttattttatcagttttagggccatatgaagatatcaaaacaaaaagagtataaacaattctttcaaaaaaattaacatggccctcccccctatctaaaaaaaattaacatggccctccccccacctcaaaaaaaattaacatggccctccccccctaacgcaccagccctcccccctgataaatatcgtacagtcccttaaTTACtctgatcagtaaaacttgacctattcTGCGCTGCcgctgcagatttacttccccaAACGATGCGGTTGCTGCGGTATGCCACATTTAAGTGAGAAACCGGATAGATACTGGACTCACACATaggcattatatatatatatgtgcatccCACACATACGAGGCATAATATATATGCATCCCGTATATATATACGGGCTCAGCAGGGCAAGGGTTTTACGATACGTTCTATTCACGGCAGAAATCCTGGTGCCGGGAAAATCATGCGCTGGGCAAACTGTACAGAAACATTGCTCTTGATTACGGTGTGATAAAAATGTTGATTGAAGAGTTTTGCGAAGATTTGACATCTGGCACACTAACCGCACGACAGGTCATGGGCATCCCTTTGTCGTCCTTAAACTCGGGATCCAACATCCCCAGTCCGACAGCCAGCTCTCGCTTTTCGTCGGAGATGATCGGGAACGGCATCGGCCCCTTCAGGCCGGTGTACGCCAGTATATCCTGAAAATTACCTGTAAACATTAGCATTTTGTGCAGATGGACTAGGAAATCAGTTATTAGCTTCCTCCTGTTCCTACTGATAGCTTATGTACCCGGCTAGCAAGATCTAGTGACAACACACCAAAGGAAACCACTAGGCACGATATAATCTGAGCATGCATGCgcggtatatacatgtacgtaaagctaagggtacatctcgccgtacgtgcaaatacgtgctgtccacgtgccaaaacgtgggcaatcttttgggtaCCGCCTCCGTCCGAACTTGTagagaatccgacggattttggagcacgtagACACGAACTTAacttgcaggcaaaactttgtgtgtcatcgggctgcggaggtgccagtacgggcgacgcgcctgccctgtacagcctgaacgttttcagaaatacgtagcggatgtggcctcccaaaaaacgtacggacaaattgcacgtactgcgggttgtgtccttagctgaA
The window above is part of the Branchiostoma floridae strain S238N-H82 chromosome 14, Bfl_VNyyK, whole genome shotgun sequence genome. Proteins encoded here:
- the LOC118431162 gene encoding peroxiredoxin-6-like gives rise to the protein MGSFASRSCAEINISIPEAKEGENFSRVVSHSAQNGGKGSSQRKFFKQYGPFLRMPNIGDIFPNFRAMTTEGEIDFYDWLGNSWGILFSHPGDFTPVCTSELGKAAQLAPEFQKRGIKIIGLSCSSTREHEAWIPDILAYTGLKGPMPFPIISDEKRELAVGLGMLDPEFKDDKGMPMTCRALFIIGPDKKLKMSILYPALSGRNFSEILRVVDSLQLTDVKKVSTPVDWKYGEDCMVDVSVPRVYEDHLFPKGVTIKALPSGKDYFRTTPMP